TTAGCGCCAGCATCCACGCTGTTTTCCATCAACTCCTTCACTGCTGAGGCAGGGCGCTCTACCACCTCACCTGCGGCGATTTGGTTGGCGACTTGCGGTGGTAAAATATGAATAAAAGACTGGCTCATGCAACAACCCTAGCCAACTCTTTGCTTTAATCCAAAAATAACTTAAACTTGTTCTTGTTGCGTGAAATTGGAGGCTGCCATGAGTGAAGAAAACAAAGCATATGATATGAATACTATCGTTAAAGATAAAAGTATTTGGATACGTCTATTATACATGCTTCTATTTGCCTTCTTATACTCTGCTGCTGAGTTTGTAATTCTTGCAGTGGTTGTGTACCAGTTTTTACATGTACTGCTTACTGGCGGCGATAAAGATGAAAGGGTAAAAAACCTAGGTTCACAACTTTCTGTCTATGTTTATCAAATTTTACAATTCCAAACCTTCAACACAGAAGATAAACCTTTCCCAATGGCAGACTGGCCAGCAGCTAAAAAACTAAGCCCAGAAGAAGACAAATCCAAAACTGCGCCACGCAAACGTACAACCACAAGAAAAACACCTGCAAAAAAAGCAGCTGCTAAAAAAACAACCAGCAAACGTACAACAACAAAAGATGAAACTAAAACCAATGAAACAACGGTTGATGAAAGCACACAAACCGAAGATAAACCAACATCAACATAATAAAATTGTTTTCTAAACCTTTATCGGTTGAACATTTACCTTTTAACACACAGCAGAGAGCTCAAACGCAAAACCAATACAGGTGTTTTGGTGCAACAAACCTTAGCAACACAATGTTCGATATTTGAGTGGCAACGTAAACAGCCCAACCCTACACTTATGCAACACATACAAAATGAATCGGTTGCCTTGCTTTACCCGCATGACCATAGTGTTAGACTAGATAAACAACAGGTTCTCAAGTTTGACAGCTATATTCTGATTGATGCGACATGGCAAGAAGCACAAAAAATGTATAACCATAGCCCTTATTTGCATGATTTATCTAAGGTGGTACTTAAACCTGACGTAGCTTCAATATATACACTAAGACGCAATCAAAAAACATCTGGTTTATGTACTTCAGAATGTGTTTCAGCTTTATTAAACCTATATGGTCAAACAACGCAAGCCAACATACTTGATAATAAATTAACAAGTCATATCAAAAGTTTACGTTAATCAGCTACAAACAAGCCCTGCTTAAAAAATCCATACGGTCCACACCAAAAAACATCTTCGGGCGTGGTGTGTCGTGCAAAATAAAGGTTGGCACACCAAAAGCACCTGCTTTTAGGGCTTGTTGCGTTGTTGCATCCAGTTCCTGCTTGGCTTGGTCGTGTGGCGTATGCCGCCAAGCTTGAGGCAGTTTCTTTTGTACAAAAATATCATCCAACCAATGTTCAGTACGCATATCCACATCACCCGACCACACGGCTTCAAATACAGCTTTACAAAATTCAACCCTTTCATCCCCTGCCAATGCCCAAGCAATATACATGGCTGGTCGACTATCAAATGTGCTTGGGCGAATCATTTTAAAGGGAACATTTAAATATTCAGCCCAGCGTTTTAAATCACGTAAAGAATACAAAGCTTTATTTTTAATGTTCGCAGGCGGTGTATTACCTGAAAGTTTGATAAGTTTAGGTAGGTTAACAGGTATCCAATTAACCTGCACATCATGTTCAGTCACAAACTTATCCATTTTCATCACTGCCAAATAAGTATACGGACTGATAAAATCAAAATAAAAATCAACTTGTTTCATTGGTCTAGCTTACAGGGTATGTATAAAAGTACCACTCACTTTTAGCTGCAAACAAGCAGCACCATGTGGTTAAACCTATACAGTGTTAAATCAAGCTTATACCTTGCCCGCGATAATCAAGTAAGGTATATAAATATATGTAGGCGCAAAATGAAAGTGTCCGCTTTTAGCAAAATAGAAATGTCCCCTTTAGTGTTTGGTTTAGGGGTTTTAAATGAAAGCGGAAATACTACATATGAGCAAGCAAGAACAATCACGATCCGAGGTTATACGCCTATATATTGAAGGTCATATTAAACAGAATACAGCGGCAAAACGTATGGATGTTAGCACACGTCAAGTTCGCCGGATAGCCAAGAAATATCGCCAGCACGGTGCTAAATCATTGATTCATGGCAATCGAGGTAATGTAGTGGTCCAGTAAAAGTATAGACATCGAAAAGGGTTATGCTGCTTGTGACAGCATTTGCTGAACACTTTCATATTCGTTCGGACTAAGATAGCCTAAATATGAATGTGCTCTGCAACTGTTGTAGAACATTTCGATATAATCAACGATGTCCTTTCTTGCTTCATCTGGCGTTTGGTAATCTGCATAATAAACCTGCTCAGATTTCAGGCTACGGTAAAAGCGTTCCATAACCGCATTATCCCAACAATTACCTTTACGGCTCATGCTACAAATAATGTCATGTTGTTTGAGTAAGGATTGGAAATCATCACTGCAATAC
The Ghiorsea bivora DNA segment above includes these coding regions:
- a CDS encoding 2-hydroxychromene-2-carboxylate isomerase is translated as MKQVDFYFDFISPYTYLAVMKMDKFVTEHDVQVNWIPVNLPKLIKLSGNTPPANIKNKALYSLRDLKRWAEYLNVPFKMIRPSTFDSRPAMYIAWALAGDERVEFCKAVFEAVWSGDVDMRTEHWLDDIFVQKKLPQAWRHTPHDQAKQELDATTQQALKAGAFGVPTFILHDTPRPKMFFGVDRMDFLSRACL
- a CDS encoding helix-turn-helix domain-containing protein, producing the protein MSKQEQSRSEVIRLYIEGHIKQNTAAKRMDVSTRQVRRIAKKYRQHGAKSLIHGNRGNVVVQ
- a CDS encoding DUF4389 domain-containing protein, translated to MSEENKAYDMNTIVKDKSIWIRLLYMLLFAFLYSAAEFVILAVVVYQFLHVLLTGGDKDERVKNLGSQLSVYVYQILQFQTFNTEDKPFPMADWPAAKKLSPEEDKSKTAPRKRTTTRKTPAKKAAAKKTTSKRTTTKDETKTNETTVDESTQTEDKPTST
- a CDS encoding DTW domain-containing protein, which codes for MNIYLLTHSRELKRKTNTGVLVQQTLATQCSIFEWQRKQPNPTLMQHIQNESVALLYPHDHSVRLDKQQVLKFDSYILIDATWQEAQKMYNHSPYLHDLSKVVLKPDVASIYTLRRNQKTSGLCTSECVSALLNLYGQTTQANILDNKLTSHIKSLR